A section of the Streptomyces sp. NBC_01591 genome encodes:
- a CDS encoding Gfo/Idh/MocA family protein, whose protein sequence is MSTHTPITGRPVRVALVGAGNRGLTYAEWIKAHPERAELVAVADPRPAARAAAGAPVEFDDWRPLVENRIADAVVVATQDRFHVEPVLALAEAGYAILAEKPLAPTEEETRRIVEGVERSGVLFAVCHVMRYTPYTDLVKEVVDSGVLGQLVSLDHLEPVGWWHYAHSYVRGPWRSEKDSSPMLLAKSCHDLDWITYVMGGRIEQVSSFGGLKHFRPENAPAGSAERCLDCAVESGCPYSALKLYMPTLREKGAVWPVTHVTEATDEAGLVQALREGPYGVCAYRSDNDVVDHQVLAMQLTDGVTATFQMVAFTEQTHRQTRIFGSHGWLIGDGERVTVQDFRTGETTVHELGASGSNAADGHGGGDAALVEAFVTAVATGDAGAVRSGPATSLGSHLAAFAAERARHTGTVQTVPAQ, encoded by the coding sequence GTGTCCACGCATACCCCGATCACCGGCCGGCCCGTACGGGTCGCGCTCGTCGGCGCCGGCAACCGCGGTCTGACGTACGCCGAGTGGATCAAGGCGCACCCCGAGCGCGCTGAGCTCGTCGCCGTCGCCGATCCGCGCCCCGCGGCGCGGGCCGCCGCCGGCGCACCCGTCGAGTTCGACGACTGGCGGCCGCTGGTCGAGAACCGCATCGCCGACGCCGTCGTCGTCGCCACCCAGGACCGCTTCCATGTGGAGCCGGTGCTGGCGCTGGCCGAGGCCGGTTACGCGATCCTCGCCGAGAAGCCCCTCGCCCCGACCGAGGAGGAGACCCGGCGGATCGTCGAAGGTGTGGAGCGGTCCGGGGTCCTGTTCGCGGTGTGCCACGTCATGCGGTACACCCCGTACACCGACCTGGTGAAGGAGGTCGTGGACTCCGGCGTGCTCGGGCAGCTGGTCTCCCTCGACCATCTGGAGCCGGTCGGCTGGTGGCACTACGCCCACAGCTATGTGCGCGGGCCGTGGCGCAGCGAGAAGGACTCCTCCCCGATGCTGCTCGCCAAGTCCTGCCACGACCTGGACTGGATCACGTACGTGATGGGCGGCCGGATCGAGCAGGTCTCGAGCTTCGGCGGGCTGAAGCACTTCCGGCCGGAGAACGCCCCGGCCGGCTCCGCCGAGCGCTGCCTCGACTGTGCGGTCGAGTCCGGCTGCCCGTACAGCGCGCTGAAGCTGTACATGCCGACGCTGCGCGAGAAGGGCGCGGTCTGGCCGGTCACCCATGTCACCGAGGCGACCGACGAGGCCGGTCTCGTGCAGGCGCTGCGCGAGGGCCCGTACGGCGTCTGCGCGTACCGCAGCGACAACGACGTGGTCGACCACCAGGTCCTCGCGATGCAGCTGACGGACGGGGTGACCGCAACCTTCCAGATGGTGGCGTTCACCGAGCAGACGCACCGCCAGACCCGGATCTTCGGCTCGCACGGCTGGCTGATCGGCGACGGCGAGCGGGTCACGGTGCAGGACTTCCGTACCGGCGAGACCACCGTCCATGAACTCGGCGCCTCCGGTTCGAACGCGGCCGACGGGCACGGTGGCGGGGACGCTGCACTCGTCGAGGCGTTCGTCACCGCCGTCGCCACGGGTGACGCCGGGGCGGTCCGCTCCGGTCCCGCCACCTCGCTCGGCAGTCATCTCGCGGCGTTCGCCGCCGAACGTGCCCGGCACACCGGCACCGTCCAGACGGTCCCGGCGCAGTGA
- a CDS encoding ABC transporter substrate-binding protein: MSRLLTRRSRVRAVAAPVVATALAAGVLAGCSGSGSDDNTVTMWTYPVIFDEAKNKAYWDGLVKAFEKEHSGVKVKVETFPWANRDTALATAIASGKGPDAVYLIPDQLPKYAKNIVPADDYMPADAKSDYTDFALKSVTVDGKALGTPILTSANPLICDKRVFAAIGEKTYPTSWADLEALAPKLKEKGYYATSYSGDTQQTLNMTFYPLLWQAGGDVFSEDGKNVTFNDAAGVKALTYLKKLVDGGYTDKDLVTTTPKLEQTPTAKGKVACTWQNTPADVEPFWGKENIVVQPPLKDAKSVGYGTVGALSMLKGADKKNTGDWLNFVAESKNAAGLQKGAGYFPARKSGGDLYPGDALQTAVGATLPSMTVGPLQDKAREVQGVLAPEIQAALLGKKSPQEALNAAQKAAQAMLGR; encoded by the coding sequence ATGTCCCGTCTCCTCACCCGTCGTTCCAGAGTCCGCGCCGTAGCCGCCCCCGTGGTGGCGACCGCGCTCGCCGCCGGAGTGCTGGCCGGCTGTTCCGGCAGCGGCAGCGACGACAACACCGTCACCATGTGGACCTACCCGGTCATCTTCGACGAGGCCAAGAACAAGGCGTACTGGGACGGCCTGGTCAAGGCGTTCGAGAAGGAGCACTCGGGCGTCAAGGTGAAGGTGGAGACCTTCCCGTGGGCCAACCGCGACACCGCGCTGGCCACCGCGATCGCCTCCGGCAAGGGCCCGGACGCGGTCTACCTGATCCCGGACCAGCTGCCGAAGTACGCCAAGAACATCGTCCCGGCCGACGACTACATGCCGGCCGACGCCAAGTCGGACTACACGGACTTCGCGCTGAAGTCCGTCACGGTCGACGGCAAGGCCCTCGGCACCCCGATCCTGACCAGCGCCAACCCGCTGATCTGCGACAAGCGGGTGTTTGCCGCGATCGGCGAGAAGACCTACCCGACGAGCTGGGCGGACCTGGAGGCGCTGGCCCCGAAGCTGAAGGAGAAGGGCTACTACGCCACCAGCTACAGCGGTGACACCCAGCAGACCCTGAACATGACCTTCTACCCGCTGCTGTGGCAGGCCGGCGGCGACGTCTTCTCCGAGGACGGCAAGAACGTCACCTTCAACGACGCGGCCGGCGTCAAGGCGCTGACGTACCTGAAGAAGCTCGTCGACGGCGGTTACACCGACAAGGACCTGGTCACCACCACGCCCAAGCTGGAGCAGACCCCGACCGCCAAGGGCAAGGTGGCCTGCACCTGGCAGAACACCCCGGCGGACGTCGAGCCGTTCTGGGGCAAGGAGAACATCGTCGTCCAGCCGCCGCTCAAGGACGCGAAGTCGGTCGGCTACGGCACGGTCGGCGCGCTGTCGATGCTGAAGGGCGCCGACAAGAAGAACACCGGTGACTGGCTGAACTTCGTCGCCGAGTCGAAGAACGCGGCCGGTCTGCAGAAGGGTGCGGGCTACTTCCCGGCCCGCAAGTCCGGCGGCGACCTGTACCCCGGCGACGCCCTTCAGACGGCGGTCGGCGCCACGCTGCCGAGCATGACCGTGGGCCCGCTGCAGGACAAGGCCCGTGAGGTCCAGGGCGTGCTCGCGCCCGAGATCCAGGCGGCGCTGCTGGGCAAGAAGAGCCCGCAGGAGGCGCTGAACGCCGCGCAGAAGGCCGCGCAGGCGATGCTCGGCCGCTGA
- a CDS encoding carbohydrate ABC transporter permease, with protein sequence MAVVAEPTRRGRRSGPQARREARIGLLFVLPCFLLFLAFRFGPGIAGVLMSFTDYSLTGGGSFIGLDNFTRLWDDPLFWQALKVTVLYTVLAVPGTLIASVSLALITRRAFRGAKFFRSVFFLPVVTSLVLAATVFVWIFSTGGPWSTLMSWFGMSEGSWLSDDVLVLPALAIVGVWSRFGYGMLILLARMQDIPRELEEAALTDGAGPWQRFRYIVLPQLKPALFFLAVIETTASFQVFDAVYTMTGGGPANASYTLVFQLYDAGFKYFDLGYASAIGVALFALTVVVAVIQRLVIGKDQ encoded by the coding sequence GTGGCAGTCGTCGCGGAACCAACCCGCCGGGGCCGTCGCAGCGGGCCGCAGGCGCGCCGCGAGGCCCGGATCGGCCTGCTCTTCGTCCTTCCGTGTTTCCTGCTCTTCCTGGCGTTCCGGTTCGGTCCGGGCATCGCCGGGGTGCTGATGAGCTTCACCGACTACTCCCTCACGGGCGGCGGCAGCTTCATCGGGCTGGACAACTTCACCCGCCTGTGGGACGACCCGCTGTTCTGGCAGGCGCTGAAGGTCACGGTCCTCTACACCGTGCTCGCGGTGCCGGGCACGCTCATCGCCTCGGTGTCCCTGGCGCTGATCACCCGCCGCGCGTTCCGCGGCGCCAAGTTCTTCCGTTCGGTGTTCTTCCTGCCGGTCGTCACCTCGCTGGTGCTGGCCGCCACCGTCTTCGTCTGGATCTTCTCGACCGGCGGACCGTGGTCCACCCTGATGAGCTGGTTCGGGATGTCCGAGGGCTCCTGGCTCTCCGACGACGTGCTGGTGCTGCCCGCGCTCGCGATCGTCGGCGTCTGGTCCCGCTTCGGGTACGGGATGCTCATCCTGCTGGCCCGGATGCAGGACATCCCCCGTGAGCTGGAGGAGGCTGCGCTCACCGACGGCGCCGGCCCCTGGCAGCGGTTCCGGTACATCGTGCTGCCGCAGCTCAAGCCCGCCCTGTTCTTCCTCGCCGTGATCGAGACGACGGCGTCGTTCCAGGTCTTCGACGCGGTCTACACGATGACCGGCGGCGGCCCCGCCAACGCCAGCTACACGCTCGTCTTCCAGCTCTACGACGCGGGCTTCAAGTACTTCGACCTGGGTTACGCCTCCGCCATCGGCGTCGCGCTCTTCGCGCTGACCGTGGTGGTCGCGGTGATCCAGCGGCTCGTGATCGGGAAGGACCAGTGA
- a CDS encoding carbohydrate ABC transporter permease: MTAAPAQTETPPAAKTPAAPDRAARRAERKLRKLSEQDTVPHGMRPTRAGRIGRAALLTVAAIVTIFPFYAMVVLSLKPSAAVEFPGSLLPWPLTGEAYDTVMNAQDVPRWLFNTLIYSVVSVVGVLLLASLAGYAFAKKRFPGRETMFWSFLSMVMVPYHVTMIPTFAMIAKLGGVDTYWGLIVPTLANAQAVFLMRQFIQGLPDELFEAARLDGCNEWQIFYRIVLPLLKPILATLGVFVFLWHWNDFLWPLVIGQSTDMRTLTVGIASLQQQNVPLNVVLSGSVIAFVPIFAAYMVGQRYFTEGVTASGIKG; this comes from the coding sequence ATGACCGCAGCACCCGCCCAGACCGAGACCCCGCCCGCGGCCAAGACCCCCGCGGCCCCCGACCGCGCCGCACGCCGCGCCGAACGCAAGCTGCGCAAGCTCTCGGAGCAGGACACCGTCCCGCACGGCATGCGGCCCACCCGGGCCGGCCGGATCGGCCGCGCCGCGCTGCTGACAGTGGCAGCGATCGTGACGATCTTCCCGTTCTACGCGATGGTCGTACTCTCCCTGAAGCCGTCCGCGGCGGTCGAGTTCCCCGGCAGTCTGCTGCCGTGGCCGCTGACCGGCGAGGCGTACGACACCGTCATGAACGCCCAGGACGTGCCGCGCTGGCTGTTCAACACGCTGATCTACTCGGTCGTCTCGGTCGTCGGCGTGCTGCTGCTCGCCTCGCTCGCCGGGTACGCCTTCGCCAAGAAGCGCTTCCCGGGCCGGGAGACGATGTTCTGGTCGTTCCTGTCGATGGTGATGGTCCCGTACCACGTCACGATGATCCCGACCTTCGCGATGATCGCGAAGCTGGGCGGCGTGGACACCTACTGGGGACTGATCGTGCCGACCCTGGCCAACGCCCAGGCGGTGTTCCTGATGCGGCAGTTCATCCAGGGGCTGCCGGACGAACTCTTCGAGGCGGCCCGGCTCGACGGCTGCAACGAGTGGCAGATCTTCTACCGGATCGTGCTGCCGCTGCTGAAGCCGATCCTGGCCACGCTCGGCGTCTTCGTCTTCCTGTGGCACTGGAACGACTTCCTGTGGCCGCTGGTCATCGGCCAGTCCACCGACATGCGCACCCTCACCGTCGGCATCGCCTCGCTCCAGCAGCAGAACGTGCCGCTCAATGTGGTGCTCTCCGGCTCCGTCATCGCGTTCGTGCCCATCTTCGCCGCGTACATGGTGGGCCAGCGCTACTTCACCGAGGGCGTCACCGCGTCCGGAATCAAGGGATAG